The proteins below come from a single Aegilops tauschii subsp. strangulata cultivar AL8/78 chromosome 6, Aet v6.0, whole genome shotgun sequence genomic window:
- the LOC109735391 gene encoding 2-hydroxyisoflavanone dehydratase, translating to MRAMDPAPAASKMRFDSPAFRVHEDGRVERFFGTDTTEPGFDAATGVTSKDVVLDGATGVFARLYLPALPDGPDRGRRLPILVYFHGGGLVLGSAASQMYHGYLNSVVSRAGVLAVSVDYRLAPEHPIPAAYEDSWMALGWAASRADPWLSEHGDAGRIFLAGDSGGANIVHNMAIMAGSADDDNGLPVGAVVERVILLHPMFGGKEPVDGEAADTRYHMEKLWALICPDGDGLGVDDPRLNPMAPAAPRLRALAGRRLLVCSAERDFARARAAAYYQAVKGSGWPGTAEWVESPGEEHGFFLLQPERDESSALMDRVVAFLSGE from the coding sequence ATGCGCGCGATGGATCCAGCTCCAGCAGCCAGCAAGATGCGGTTCGACTCGCCGGCGTTCCGCGTCCATGAGGACGGCCGCGTGGAGCGCTTCTTTGGCACGGACACCACCGAGCCCGGCTTCGACGCGGCTACCGGCGTCACCTCCAAGGACGTCGTCCTCGACGGCGCCACCGGCGTCTTCGCCCGCCTCTACCTGCCCGCGCTCCCCGACGGCCCCGACCGCGGGAGGAGGCTGCCCATCCTCGTCTACTTCCACGGCGGCGGTCTGGTCCTCGGCTCGGCCGCCTCCCAGATGTACCACGGCTACCTCAACTCCGTCGTCTCAAGGGCCGGCGTCCTGGCCGTGTCCGTCGACTACCGCCTCGCGCCGGAGCACCCGATCCCGGCGGCCTACGAGGACTCCTGGATGGCGCTCGGCTGGGCCGCGTCGAGGGCCGACCCGTGGCTGTCGGAGCACGGCGACGCCGGCCGCATCTTCCTGGCCGGCGACAGCGGCGGCGCCAACATCGTCCACAACATGGCGATCATGGCCGGAAGTGCTGATGATGACAACGGTTTACCCGTGGGggcggtggtggagcgggtgatCCTGCTGCACCCCATGTTTGGCGGGAAGGAGCCGGtggacggcgaggcggcggacACGAGATATCACATGGAGAAGCTCTGGGCCCTGATATGCCCGGACGGCGACGGTCTAGGGGTGGACGACCCGAGGCTGAACCCGATGGCTCCTGCGGCGCCGAGGTTGCGCGCGCTGGCTGGCCGGAGGCTGCTCGTCTGCTCGGCCGAGAGGGACTTCGCGCGGGCGAGGGCCGCCGCGTACTATCAGGCTGTCAAGGGGAGCGGGTGGCCTGGCACGGCGGAGTGGGTGGAGTCCCCGGGGGAGGAGCATGGGTTCTTCCTCCTCCAGCCGGAGCGCGACGAGTCGTCGGCCCTCATGGACCGGGTGGTCGCCTTCCTCTCCGGCGAATGA